The following coding sequences are from one Musa acuminata AAA Group cultivar baxijiao chromosome BXJ1-6, Cavendish_Baxijiao_AAA, whole genome shotgun sequence window:
- the LOC103986612 gene encoding putative transcription factor bHLH041 isoform X2, with the protein MLSKCLSLEPHACPVAFMDTVFLLRPEARSHFLRTAARALGCTYICLWSPLYHPSSDCFTSMDGWHHEDDSSGRPSSSSGSPSRRLFAAYLRSLCSIRCSCVPGWAFKSSLPYIELKDSDLMNSASMQVQRQFYQEAGIKTAAFLGCTSGEIEFGMTTSSDANMHANVEKVFSEDFIRQSQLEQEFIHQTQLEELFPPPDSSDSSSLRSFSVESPECSSLLLANTSTVAPHQIPMSVYDRHRTVLFPSTAVDDAAIARAMLAVISSNSSSAADRSWSGRRVGAFKAYATPAFAPRCDPTPSSHGQKMIKMLINLLKKMNDMRFEARTQDARPTSNQLHHMISERKRREKLNESFDALRMLLPPVSKDKASVLYNTRNYLNALKAQISELERRNRLLEMQVRRPDEKEEDGDSNERVRVQISRQATESTPEGEGVNLVIAVRAGCNMIDLIHDVLQCLKRMGVATLLSVEAITGSPQKNDLIKASFTVRVKGADCDEETLEEAVTQAVAAVLERSATPTS; encoded by the exons ATGTTATCCAAATGCCTTAGCTTGGAGCCGCACGCATGTCCTGTCGCCTTCATGGACACCGTCTTCCTCCTCCGCCCCGAAGCCCGCAGTCACTTCCTCCGGACCGCCGCTCGCGCACTGGGATGCACATATATTTGCCTGTGGTCTCCGCTTTACCATCCGTCATCCGA TTGCTTCACCTCCATGGATGGATGGCACCACGAGGACGACAGCAGCGGTCGGCCGAGCTCCTCGTCGGGAAGCCCCTCCAGAAGGCTCTTCGCCGCCTACTTGAGGTCTCTCTGCAGCATCCGATGCAG CTGTGTTCCTGGTTGGGCTTTCAAGAGCAGCCTTCCCTACATCGAGCTAAAGGACTCGGACCTCATGAACTCGGCATCAATGCAAGTACAACGGCAATTCTATCAG GAAGCTGGAATTAAG ACTGCAGCTTTTCTTGGATGCACAAGCGGAGAGATCGAGTTTGGGATGACGACTTCGAGTGAT GCAAACATGCATGCGAATGTTGAGAAAGTGTTCAGCGAGGATTTCATACGACAGTCGCAATTAGAGCAAGAATTCATTCACCAGACTCAGTTGGAAGAGCTGTTCCCACCTCCCGACTCCTCCGACTCCTCCTCGCTTCGATCTTTTTCGGTGGAAAGTCCAGAGTGCTCGTCTCTCCTTCTCGCCAATACGAGCACCGTTGCCCCTCACCAAATCCCCATGAGCGTCTACGATCGACACCGAACCGTGCTGTTTCCATCAACTGCCGTCGATGATGCTGCGATCGCGAGGGCGATGCTGGCTGTCATCTCTTCGAACTCTTCTTCGGCTGCCGATCGGAGTTGGTCCGGCCGCCGAGTAGGGGCATTCAAAGCCTACGCTACTCCAGCCTTTGCACCAAGATGCGATCCCACTCCAAGCTCGCATGGCCAGAAGATGATTAAGATGCTCATCAACCTACTGAAGAAGATGAATGACATGCGGTTCGAAGCCCGGACGCAGGACGCCCGGCCTACCAGCAACCAGCTGCACCACATGATATCTGAGCGCAAGCGCCGGGAAAAGCTCAACGAAAGCTTCGATGCTCTCAGAATGCTACTTCCACCGGTGTCCAAG GACAAGGCGTCGGTGCTTTACAACACCAGGAACTACCTGAACGCATTGAAAGCTCAAATATCTGAGCTGGAGCGTAGGAACCGACTGCTAGAGATGCAGGTTCGGCGTCCTGATGAGAAGGAAGAAGACGGCGATTCGAACGAGAGAGTACGAGTTCAGATAAGCCGGCAGGCAACCGAATCGACACCAGAAGGCGAAGGAGTCAACCTCGTCATAGCAGTGAGGGCGGGTTGCAACATGATCGATTTGATTCACGACGTACTCCAATGCTTGAAACGGATGGGAGTCGCTACTTTATTATCGGTGGAGGCAATCACAGGATCGCCGCAGAAGAATGATCTAATAAAGGCAAGCTTCACCGTACGAGTAAAG
- the LOC103986612 gene encoding putative transcription factor bHLH041 isoform X1: MLSKCLSLEPHACPVAFMDTVFLLRPEARSHFLRTAARALGCTYICLWSPLYHPSSDCFTSMDGWHHEDDSSGRPSSSSGSPSRRLFAAYLRSLCSIRCSCVPGWAFKSSLPYIELKDSDLMNSASMQVQRQFYQEAGIKTAAFLGCTSGEIEFGMTTSSDANMHANVEKVFSEDFIRQSQLEQEFIHQTQLEELFPPPDSSDSSSLRSFSVESPECSSLLLANTSTVAPHQIPMSVYDRHRTVLFPSTAVDDAAIARAMLAVISSNSSSAADRSWSGRRVGAFKAYATPAFAPRCDPTPSSHGQKMIKMLINLLKKMNDMRFEARTQDARPTSNQLHHMISERKRREKLNESFDALRMLLPPVSKKDKASVLYNTRNYLNALKAQISELERRNRLLEMQVRRPDEKEEDGDSNERVRVQISRQATESTPEGEGVNLVIAVRAGCNMIDLIHDVLQCLKRMGVATLLSVEAITGSPQKNDLIKASFTVRVKGADCDEETLEEAVTQAVAAVLERSATPTS, encoded by the exons ATGTTATCCAAATGCCTTAGCTTGGAGCCGCACGCATGTCCTGTCGCCTTCATGGACACCGTCTTCCTCCTCCGCCCCGAAGCCCGCAGTCACTTCCTCCGGACCGCCGCTCGCGCACTGGGATGCACATATATTTGCCTGTGGTCTCCGCTTTACCATCCGTCATCCGA TTGCTTCACCTCCATGGATGGATGGCACCACGAGGACGACAGCAGCGGTCGGCCGAGCTCCTCGTCGGGAAGCCCCTCCAGAAGGCTCTTCGCCGCCTACTTGAGGTCTCTCTGCAGCATCCGATGCAG CTGTGTTCCTGGTTGGGCTTTCAAGAGCAGCCTTCCCTACATCGAGCTAAAGGACTCGGACCTCATGAACTCGGCATCAATGCAAGTACAACGGCAATTCTATCAG GAAGCTGGAATTAAG ACTGCAGCTTTTCTTGGATGCACAAGCGGAGAGATCGAGTTTGGGATGACGACTTCGAGTGAT GCAAACATGCATGCGAATGTTGAGAAAGTGTTCAGCGAGGATTTCATACGACAGTCGCAATTAGAGCAAGAATTCATTCACCAGACTCAGTTGGAAGAGCTGTTCCCACCTCCCGACTCCTCCGACTCCTCCTCGCTTCGATCTTTTTCGGTGGAAAGTCCAGAGTGCTCGTCTCTCCTTCTCGCCAATACGAGCACCGTTGCCCCTCACCAAATCCCCATGAGCGTCTACGATCGACACCGAACCGTGCTGTTTCCATCAACTGCCGTCGATGATGCTGCGATCGCGAGGGCGATGCTGGCTGTCATCTCTTCGAACTCTTCTTCGGCTGCCGATCGGAGTTGGTCCGGCCGCCGAGTAGGGGCATTCAAAGCCTACGCTACTCCAGCCTTTGCACCAAGATGCGATCCCACTCCAAGCTCGCATGGCCAGAAGATGATTAAGATGCTCATCAACCTACTGAAGAAGATGAATGACATGCGGTTCGAAGCCCGGACGCAGGACGCCCGGCCTACCAGCAACCAGCTGCACCACATGATATCTGAGCGCAAGCGCCGGGAAAAGCTCAACGAAAGCTTCGATGCTCTCAGAATGCTACTTCCACCGGTGTCCAAG AAGGACAAGGCGTCGGTGCTTTACAACACCAGGAACTACCTGAACGCATTGAAAGCTCAAATATCTGAGCTGGAGCGTAGGAACCGACTGCTAGAGATGCAGGTTCGGCGTCCTGATGAGAAGGAAGAAGACGGCGATTCGAACGAGAGAGTACGAGTTCAGATAAGCCGGCAGGCAACCGAATCGACACCAGAAGGCGAAGGAGTCAACCTCGTCATAGCAGTGAGGGCGGGTTGCAACATGATCGATTTGATTCACGACGTACTCCAATGCTTGAAACGGATGGGAGTCGCTACTTTATTATCGGTGGAGGCAATCACAGGATCGCCGCAGAAGAATGATCTAATAAAGGCAAGCTTCACCGTACGAGTAAAG
- the LOC135675609 gene encoding ent-kaurene oxidase 2-like, whose product MEMSIAALHLLLRSAPAAAAVVAGILLVARRRRSNSPPAVPGWPLIGNLLQLKEKKPHLTFAKWAATYGPIYTIRTGTSTVVVLNSTELAKEAMVTKFSSISTRKLSKALMLLTSNKSMVAMSDYGDFHRMVKRYVLTSLLGANAQKHNRGYRDTMICNVLNILHSEIKSDPSRAIEFRTPFQAEIFRLSLKQALGLDVESIFVEELGKEITKKEIFDTLVVDPMMGAIDVDWRDFFPYLSWIPNRSFETKIQGMVTRKMAVTRALIMEQKKRRERGEEINCYLDFLLSENTLTEEQLTTLVWEAIIEASDTTVVTTEWAMFELAKNPECQDRLYHEILQVCGSEKVTEEHLPQMPYLNAVFHEALRRHSPVPIIPLRYATEDTQLGGFNIQAGSEIAVNLYACNMDKMQWEEPEEWKPERFLRDKFEQTDMHKTMAFGAGKRACAGTLQAMLISCVAIARFVQEFQWRLKEGEEANVATVQLTTHKLQPMQAHITPREADSARPQSS is encoded by the exons ATGGAGATGTCAATAGCGGCGCTTCACTTGCTCCTGCGGAgcgcccccgccgccgccgccgtcgtcgcTGGAATCCTCCTCGTCGCCCGCAGACGGCGGTCCAATAGTCCTCCAG CTGTTCCTGGGTGGCCCTTGATTGGGAATTTGCTGCAGCTGAAGGAGAAGAAGCCTCACCTGACGTTCGCGAAATGGGCCGCGACGTATGGGCCGATTTATACCATCAGAACCGGCACTTCCACTGTGGTGGTTCTGAATTCCACTGAACTTGCCAAAGAG GCAATGGTGACCAAATTCTCATCCATTTCAACTCGAAAGCTCTCAAAGGCATTGATGTTGCTCACTTCCAATAAATCAATGGTTGCTATGAGTGACTATGGGGATTTCCACCGGATGGTGAAGCGCTATGTGTTGACAAGTCTCTTAGGAGCTAATGCTCAG AAGCACAACCGCGGTTACAGGGACACGATGATTTGTAACGTCTTAAATATTCTGCATTCAGAAATTAAAAGTGATCCTTCTCGAGCAATAGAATTCAGAACACCATTTCAGGCTGAGATTTTCCGATTATCCTTGAAACAA GCCTTGGGCCTGGATGTGGAATCCATTTTTGTAGAGGAACTTGGGAAGGAAATAACAAAGAAGGAAATCTTCGATACACTAGTTGTAGATCCAATGATGGGTGCTATTGACGTAGATTGGAGGGATTTCTTCCCATACCTCAGCTGGATCCCAAATAGAAGCTTCGAGACGAAGATCCAAGGAATGGTGACTCGTAAGATGGCGGTGACGAGGGCCCTGATTATGGAGCAAAAGAAACGTAGAGAACGAGGAGAG GAGATAAACTGTTATTTGGACTTTCTGCTGTCTGAGAACACGCTAACGGAGGAGCAGTTGACAACATTAGTCTGGGAAGCAATAATTGAGGCGTCCGATACAACTGTGGTCACAACAGAGTGGGCTATGTTTGAGCTTGCTAAGAATCCAGAGTGCCAG GATCGACTTTATCATGAAATTCTACAAGTATGTGGGTCTGAAAAAGTCACAGAGGAGCATTTGCCACAGATGCCGTATTTGAATGCTGTGTTCCATGAGGCTCTCAGACGACATTCTCCAGTCCCTATTATACCCCTCCGGTATGCCACTGAAGATACCCAGCTTGGAGGCTTCAACATTCAGGCAGGCTCTGAG ATAGCGGTCAATCTTTATGCCTGCAACATGGACAAAATGCAATGGGAGGAACCCGAAGAATGGAAGCCTGAGAGATTCCTACGCGACAAGTTCGAGCAGACGGACATGCACAAGACAATGGCTTTCGGCGCAGGAAAGCGGGCATGTGCAGGAACACTGCAAGCGATGCTGATTTCTTGCGTGGCCATCGCGAGGTTCGTGCAAGAGTTCCAGTGGAGACtgaaggaaggagaagaagccaATGTTGCCACCGTTCAGCTCACAACTCACAAGCTCCAGCCTATGCAAGCACACATAACACCAAGAGAAGCAGATTCTGCAAGGCCTCAATCATCCTAG